TGATCGTGGTGGCGGTCTACTATCTGCTGCCGCTCTACGTGATGGTCGTAACCTCGCTCAAGGGCATGCCCGAGATACGGATGGGCAATATCTTCTCGCCGCCGCTCGAAATCACGTTCGAACCGTGGGTGAAGGCGTGGGCGACCGCCTGCACCGGCCTCAATTGCGACGGGCTTTCGCGCGGCTTCTGGAATTCGGTGCGCATCACCGTGCCGTCGGTGCTGCTGTCGATCGCGATCGCCTCGGTGAACGGCTATGCGCTGGCCAACTGGCGCTTCAAGGGCGCCGACACATTCTTCGTCATCCTGATCGTCGGCGCCTTCATCCCCTATCAGGTGATGATCTATCCGATTGTCATCATCCTGCGCGAGATCGGCCTCTACGGCAGCCTCAGCGGCCTGGTGATCGTCCATTCCATCTTCGGCATGCCGATCCTCACGCTTTTGTTCCGCAACTATTTTGCCTCGATGCCGGAAGAGCTGTTCAGGGCGGCACGGGTCGACGGCGCCGGCTTCTGGGGCATCTTCCTGCGGATCATGGCGCCGATGTCGCTGCCGATCTTCGTCGTCGCCATCATCCTGCAGGTGACCGGCATCTGGAACGACTTCCTGTTCGGCGTCGTCTACACCCGCCCCGACACCTATCCGATGACGGTGCAGCTCAACAACATCGTCAATTCGGTGCAAGGCGTGAAGGAGTACAACGTCAACATGGCCGCCACCATCCTGACCGGCCTTGTGCCACTCATCGTCTACTTCATTTCCGGCAAGCTTTTCGTGCGCGGCATCGCCGCCGGTGCGGTGAAAGGGTGATGGCGATGACGGCAGCCAACGGCACCAGCGTTTCGATCCAGGACCTGTCCCTGAATTTCGGCTCTGTATCGGTGCTGCAGACCCTCAATCTCGAGGTCGCAGAGGGCGAGTTCATCGTGCTGCTCGGTCCCTCGGGCTGCGGCAAGTCGACCTTGCTCAACTGCATCGCCGGGCTGCTCGATATTTCCGAAGGCCGCATCTTCATCAAGGGCAAGAACGTCACCTGGGAAGAGCCCAAGGATCGCGGCATCGGCATGGTGTTCCAGTCCTATGCGCTTTATCCGCAAATGACGGTGGAGAAGAACCTGTCGTTCGGCCTGCGCGTTGCCGGCGTGCCCAGGGACGAGATCGCCAAGCGCATCGCCCGCGCCGCCGAGATCCTGCAGATCGAGCCGCTTTTGCAGCGCAAGCCCGCGGCCTTGTCCGGCGGCCAACGCCAGCGCGTGGCGATCGGGCGGGCGCTGGTGCGCGACGTCGACGTCTTCCTGTTCGACGAGCCACTATCCAATCTCGACGCCAAGCTGCGCTCGGAACTGCGCGTCGAAATCAAGCTTCTGCATCGCAAGCTGCAGAACACCATGATCTACGTCACCCACGACCAGATCGAGGCGATGACGCTGGCCGACCGTATCGCGGTCATGCGCGGCGGCGTCATCCAGCAGCTTGACGCGCCGCAGACGATCTATAACCGGCCGGTCAACCGGTTTGTCGCCGGCTTCCTCGGCTCGCCGGCGATGAATTTCCTCGAAGGGGAGCTGGAGGCCAATGCTGCTCCAGTGTTCAGGACCGACGGTGTTTCGGTGCCGCTCGATCGCTATACCTTTGACGGCACGGAGCGCCCGGCCGGCGCTTGCGTGCTGGGCATCCGGCCTGAACATATCGCTTTCGGTGACGCGGCGAAGTCGATGCCGTTTTCCGCCGGCGGTTCGGTCGAGATCGTGGAGCCGATGGGTTCCGACACGCTGGTGTGGACGAAGCTTGCCGGCCGCAACCTCTCCTTCCGCGTCGAGGCGGAACGGAC
This region of Mesorhizobium sp. C432A genomic DNA includes:
- a CDS encoding ABC transporter ATP-binding protein codes for the protein MTAANGTSVSIQDLSLNFGSVSVLQTLNLEVAEGEFIVLLGPSGCGKSTLLNCIAGLLDISEGRIFIKGKNVTWEEPKDRGIGMVFQSYALYPQMTVEKNLSFGLRVAGVPRDEIAKRIARAAEILQIEPLLQRKPAALSGGQRQRVAIGRALVRDVDVFLFDEPLSNLDAKLRSELRVEIKLLHRKLQNTMIYVTHDQIEAMTLADRIAVMRGGVIQQLDAPQTIYNRPVNRFVAGFLGSPAMNFLEGELEANAAPVFRTDGVSVPLDRYTFDGTERPAGACVLGIRPEHIAFGDAAKSMPFSAGGSVEIVEPMGSDTLVWTKLAGRNLSFRVEAERTLRSGDPIQFGFDPARASLFDAATGNRL
- a CDS encoding carbohydrate ABC transporter permease, which gives rise to MADPAVPLPASAGAAEREASGPRGPKPRHVFSRRNIFLYGTLIVVAVYYLLPLYVMVVTSLKGMPEIRMGNIFSPPLEITFEPWVKAWATACTGLNCDGLSRGFWNSVRITVPSVLLSIAIASVNGYALANWRFKGADTFFVILIVGAFIPYQVMIYPIVIILREIGLYGSLSGLVIVHSIFGMPILTLLFRNYFASMPEELFRAARVDGAGFWGIFLRIMAPMSLPIFVVAIILQVTGIWNDFLFGVVYTRPDTYPMTVQLNNIVNSVQGVKEYNVNMAATILTGLVPLIVYFISGKLFVRGIAAGAVKG